In one window of Nesterenkonia sandarakina DNA:
- a CDS encoding FMN-binding negative transcriptional regulator: MRHNPDYALEDLEVIKELITAHPWCTFVAHPAAGLSASHYPVIIDDQADADDGELVLLSHVGRPDEAKLGLGGADGVEPGELLAIIQGPHGYISPSWYGYGPNVPTWNFAAAHLYGVPEVLSDAENLAVLHRLVEHFESRLPDPQLLDSSAETSDYAQRIVRGTVGFRMRVTRIEAKEKMSQDKPMDSVRTILEQLRGTGPYADPALADRMERVNGAALEEGVR, from the coding sequence ATGCGGCACAACCCGGACTACGCGCTCGAGGATCTCGAGGTCATCAAGGAGCTGATCACGGCGCACCCCTGGTGCACCTTCGTGGCCCATCCTGCGGCGGGCCTGAGTGCCTCGCACTACCCCGTGATCATTGATGACCAGGCAGATGCCGACGACGGCGAGCTGGTCCTGCTCAGCCACGTGGGTCGCCCCGATGAGGCCAAGCTCGGGCTGGGCGGCGCCGACGGGGTCGAGCCCGGTGAGCTGCTCGCCATCATCCAGGGGCCCCACGGCTACATCTCGCCGAGCTGGTACGGCTATGGGCCCAATGTGCCGACGTGGAACTTCGCGGCGGCCCACCTCTACGGCGTGCCCGAGGTGCTCTCAGATGCCGAGAACCTGGCAGTGCTGCACCGGCTGGTGGAGCACTTCGAGAGCCGGCTGCCTGACCCGCAGCTGCTGGACTCCAGCGCGGAGACCAGCGACTACGCCCAGCGCATCGTGCGCGGAACCGTCGGGTTCCGGATGCGCGTGACCCGCATCGAAGCCAAGGAGAAGATGAGCCAGGACAAGCCGATGGACTCAGTGCGCACCATCCTCGAGCAGCTGCGCGGAACCGGACCCTACGCCGATCCAGCGCTCGCGGATCGGATGGAGCGGGTCAACGGGGCCGCCCTCGAGGAGGGTGTTCGATGA
- a CDS encoding M14 family zinc carboxypeptidase codes for MTHTSGLTALEPLTREEILDRAAKLPEVHHYPTVDELHASFAELAAQHPEQLSVTPLGHSRAGEPILLYSIAGPEHDPESGPTTAGLSGLLAGGVHPNEPIGSWTLLHLVRQLLQDTKLHGALATSFHVIPCADPDSMRLNQGWFQTPADRARYFENFYRPAGPEQVEWTFPFRYKAAHFDAMLPETRALQRAIDLTRPDFYMPLHNAESGGAYYYLSDTLCTAPSTDTAPSSHLEPLHELLSELPAALGIPLHRGEPEAAHFKVLSPGVFAMGTLEEAYDWVEALGLDPFPEGSTGESSTGYARRHGTLSMVAEMPQWKHLLADDVSPSGQDYAAALRAQADQLAAAGELLMALLGRWDAHTESVHAAPAPAPTEPALLRASRAFLPLLGQAAESQRARSADPACQREATVAELHGLTGILHMLRLRFGGMFLRALREIAAKELAAELAELYADWLAEAELQEADLVPIPIKDAAGMQYGAVLALAAHTLRRRQGE; via the coding sequence GTGACGCACACCAGCGGACTCACCGCCCTGGAACCGCTGACCAGGGAGGAGATCCTGGACCGGGCCGCGAAGCTGCCTGAGGTGCACCACTACCCCACGGTGGATGAGCTGCATGCGAGCTTCGCGGAGCTTGCTGCGCAGCATCCGGAGCAGCTCAGCGTGACCCCGTTGGGCCACTCGCGCGCCGGGGAGCCGATCCTGCTGTATTCGATCGCCGGGCCCGAGCATGATCCGGAATCAGGGCCGACGACGGCGGGGCTATCCGGGCTGCTGGCCGGCGGGGTGCACCCGAATGAGCCGATCGGCTCCTGGACCCTGCTGCATCTGGTGCGACAGCTGCTTCAGGACACCAAGCTGCACGGGGCCTTGGCCACCAGCTTCCATGTGATCCCCTGTGCCGACCCGGACTCGATGCGCCTGAACCAGGGATGGTTCCAGACCCCGGCGGACCGGGCCCGGTATTTCGAGAACTTCTACCGCCCGGCAGGCCCGGAGCAGGTGGAGTGGACCTTCCCGTTCCGGTATAAGGCGGCACATTTCGATGCGATGCTCCCGGAGACCCGCGCACTGCAGCGAGCCATCGACCTGACCAGGCCAGACTTCTACATGCCGCTGCACAATGCGGAATCCGGCGGGGCGTACTACTACCTCTCCGACACGCTGTGTACCGCGCCGTCCACCGATACCGCGCCGTCGAGCCACCTCGAGCCGCTGCACGAGCTGCTCAGCGAGCTCCCCGCCGCCCTGGGCATTCCGCTGCACCGGGGAGAGCCGGAGGCCGCGCATTTCAAGGTGCTCTCTCCCGGGGTCTTCGCCATGGGGACCTTGGAGGAGGCCTACGACTGGGTCGAGGCGCTCGGGCTGGATCCCTTTCCGGAGGGATCCACCGGGGAGTCCTCCACCGGCTATGCGCGCCGCCACGGCACGCTCTCCATGGTCGCGGAGATGCCGCAGTGGAAGCATCTGCTCGCCGACGACGTCTCCCCCAGCGGGCAGGACTACGCCGCAGCACTACGAGCCCAGGCCGACCAGCTGGCTGCGGCCGGGGAGCTGCTCATGGCGCTGCTCGGCCGCTGGGACGCGCACACCGAGTCCGTACACGCTGCACCTGCACCTGCGCCCACCGAACCTGCGCTGCTGCGCGCCAGTCGGGCGTTCCTGCCACTGCTGGGTCAGGCCGCGGAGTCTCAGCGCGCGAGGTCCGCGGACCCGGCCTGCCAGCGTGAGGCCACCGTGGCCGAGCTTCATGGCCTGACCGGGATCCTGCACATGCTTCGGCTGCGATTCGGCGGGATGTTCCTGCGCGCGCTGCGCGAGATCGCGGCGAAGGAACTGGCTGCCGAGCTGGCCGAGCTCTACGCCGACTGGCTCGCCGAGGCCGAGCTTCAGGAGGCGGATCTGGTGCCCATCCCGATCAAGGATGCTGCGGGAATGCAGTACGGCGCCGTCCTCGCCCTGGCGGCCCACACGCTGCGGCGGCGCCAGGGCGAGTGA
- a CDS encoding proline dehydrogenase family protein gives MSSLNTAELTDLSEAAVAKVTQWLKRGSHAPAAGHASKPSKNHSAAEKSAQRLSAVLSHPNGLDFTVGFVDRVIRTEDTRAAASALSELGGLAPDTLSSLDRAQIRAGSVLAKTLPDVVVPAARARMRSMVGHMVVDARDKPFGKAVASIKQDGHRLNINLLGEAVLGEAEADKHLQDTVDLLRREDVDYVSIKVSSIASQISMWGFEETVDYVVARLIPMYQEAAKAPAGSKFINLDMEEYRDLNLTIAVFKTLLSRPELKHYEGGIVLQAYLPDALAATQELAEFANARVAAGGAGIKIRLVKGANLAVEKVHGEIAGWPQVTCESKEATDANYKLVLHWLLTEENMAGVRIGVAGHNLFDIAFAHLLGNQRGVTGQMEFEMLQGMATEQAEAVSADVGQLLLYVPAVRPAEFDVAISYLVRRLEENAATENFMSGIFELGVDESGRGSEVFEREAQRFRHSLALLEEILAKHGHTAPSPQHTQDRSREELANDDDVALLPPFVNEPDTDPALPANQRWAADAIARASQPGWLEAQSLPEKISGDRIDELVAQARAAAEPWAARPAVERARILYRAADILAARRGHLVSIAAAEVGKSVAQTDPEISEAIDFARYYAHSALQIEQVEQARFVPDRLVLITPPWNFPLAIPAGGTFAALAAGAAVIHKPSNHTPHCSMAILDALWEAGVPRDVLYGVYPFEGADGKRLVSHDGVDRVILTGASETAAMFRSWKPDLAINAETSGKNALVVTPSADRDLAVADLVTSAFGHAGQKCSAASLGILVGSVYESERFRRQLVDAAASMVVDWPSSLAATVGPLTEAPSEKLQRALTTLEPGESWLLEPRQLDDTGLLWSPGIKDGVKPGSFFHLTEVFGPVLGLMEASDLEEAISLQNQVDFGLTGGIHSLEPAEVSAWLDQVQVGNAYVNRGITGAIVQRQSFGGWKQSSVGLGSKAGGPNYVMLFGRWEDDTVGADAAVAGAAGVTLEETVGRLMDSAVSSGIVSGADRAWLAAAAADDQRWWEAEFGRPTDRTGLSSEANIFRYLGEDVLMRVGVDATAVQVLRALIAAQRAGADVRISAYPKLPSATAKALQLGRKMLKLTAVQETTSQFASALAGGRHDRGVGVRVRMLGTVDAELRTRLAERPEVALLADEITASGRVELRYWLKEQAVSMTLHRFGNPARDFHRLAQELKAD, from the coding sequence ATGTCCAGTCTGAACACCGCCGAGCTCACCGACCTCTCCGAGGCCGCGGTCGCAAAGGTCACCCAGTGGCTGAAGCGCGGGTCCCACGCCCCGGCCGCGGGACATGCCTCCAAGCCCAGCAAGAACCATTCCGCGGCAGAGAAGTCTGCGCAGCGGCTCTCCGCGGTGCTCTCCCACCCCAATGGGCTGGACTTCACCGTGGGCTTCGTGGACCGGGTGATCCGCACCGAAGACACCAGGGCGGCGGCCTCCGCGCTGTCTGAGCTGGGCGGTCTGGCCCCGGACACGCTCTCTTCGCTGGACCGGGCGCAGATCCGTGCCGGCAGCGTGCTGGCCAAGACGCTGCCCGACGTCGTCGTCCCCGCCGCCCGGGCGCGGATGCGCTCGATGGTCGGCCATATGGTGGTCGACGCCCGGGACAAGCCCTTCGGCAAGGCCGTCGCTTCGATCAAGCAGGACGGGCACCGGCTGAACATCAACCTGCTCGGTGAGGCGGTGCTCGGCGAGGCCGAGGCGGACAAGCACCTGCAGGACACCGTGGACCTGCTGCGCCGCGAGGACGTCGACTACGTCTCGATCAAGGTCTCCTCCATCGCCTCGCAGATCTCCATGTGGGGCTTCGAAGAGACCGTGGACTACGTGGTCGCCCGGCTGATCCCGATGTACCAGGAGGCCGCCAAGGCGCCCGCCGGCTCCAAGTTCATCAACCTGGACATGGAGGAGTACCGCGACCTCAACCTGACCATCGCGGTGTTCAAGACCCTGCTCTCCCGCCCGGAGCTGAAGCACTACGAGGGCGGCATCGTGCTCCAGGCCTACCTCCCGGACGCGCTCGCCGCGACCCAGGAGCTGGCGGAGTTCGCCAACGCCCGCGTGGCCGCCGGAGGCGCGGGGATCAAGATCCGCCTGGTCAAGGGCGCGAACCTGGCGGTGGAGAAGGTCCACGGCGAGATCGCCGGCTGGCCGCAGGTGACCTGTGAGTCCAAGGAGGCCACCGACGCGAACTATAAGCTGGTCCTGCACTGGCTGCTCACCGAGGAGAACATGGCCGGAGTGAGGATCGGCGTGGCCGGGCACAACCTCTTCGACATCGCCTTCGCGCACCTGCTGGGGAACCAGCGCGGAGTCACCGGGCAGATGGAATTCGAGATGCTCCAGGGCATGGCCACCGAACAGGCCGAGGCGGTCAGCGCCGACGTCGGCCAGCTGCTGCTCTACGTGCCCGCCGTGCGCCCCGCCGAGTTCGACGTGGCCATCTCCTACCTGGTGCGCCGGCTCGAGGAGAACGCCGCCACCGAGAACTTCATGTCCGGCATCTTCGAGCTGGGCGTGGACGAATCCGGACGTGGCAGCGAGGTCTTCGAGCGCGAGGCCCAACGCTTCCGCCACTCACTGGCGCTGCTGGAGGAGATCCTCGCCAAGCACGGTCACACCGCACCCAGCCCGCAGCACACCCAGGACCGGAGTCGTGAAGAGCTGGCGAACGACGACGACGTCGCCCTCCTGCCTCCCTTCGTGAACGAGCCCGACACCGATCCTGCCCTGCCGGCGAACCAGCGCTGGGCCGCAGACGCGATCGCGCGCGCCTCGCAGCCAGGCTGGCTCGAGGCGCAGTCGCTGCCAGAGAAGATCAGCGGGGACCGGATCGACGAGCTGGTCGCCCAGGCCCGCGCTGCCGCTGAGCCGTGGGCGGCGCGCCCCGCCGTCGAACGCGCTCGGATCCTCTACCGGGCGGCCGACATCCTCGCCGCGCGACGCGGTCACCTGGTCTCCATCGCCGCCGCCGAGGTGGGCAAATCGGTGGCGCAGACAGACCCGGAGATCTCCGAGGCGATCGACTTCGCCCGCTACTACGCGCACAGCGCGCTGCAGATCGAGCAGGTGGAGCAGGCCCGATTCGTCCCGGACCGCCTGGTGCTGATCACCCCGCCGTGGAACTTCCCGCTGGCCATCCCTGCCGGCGGCACCTTCGCGGCGCTCGCCGCAGGTGCCGCGGTGATCCACAAGCCCTCGAACCACACCCCGCACTGCTCCATGGCGATCCTGGATGCGCTCTGGGAGGCCGGGGTTCCCCGCGATGTGCTGTACGGGGTCTACCCCTTCGAAGGAGCGGACGGCAAACGCCTGGTCTCCCACGACGGGGTCGACCGGGTGATCCTCACCGGCGCCTCCGAGACCGCGGCGATGTTCCGCTCCTGGAAGCCTGATCTGGCCATCAATGCCGAGACCTCGGGCAAGAACGCCCTGGTGGTCACCCCCTCGGCGGACCGGGACCTGGCGGTGGCCGATCTGGTCACCTCGGCCTTCGGTCACGCCGGGCAGAAATGCTCCGCCGCCTCCCTGGGCATCCTGGTCGGCAGCGTCTACGAATCCGAGCGGTTCCGGCGCCAGCTGGTGGACGCCGCCGCCTCGATGGTCGTGGACTGGCCCAGCAGCCTCGCCGCCACCGTCGGCCCGCTCACCGAGGCGCCCAGCGAGAAGCTGCAGCGGGCATTGACGACGCTCGAGCCCGGGGAGTCCTGGCTTCTGGAGCCCAGGCAGCTCGATGACACCGGACTGCTGTGGTCTCCGGGGATCAAGGACGGCGTGAAGCCAGGCTCCTTCTTCCACCTCACCGAGGTCTTCGGTCCGGTGCTGGGGCTCATGGAGGCCTCGGACCTCGAGGAGGCGATCTCGCTGCAGAACCAGGTCGATTTCGGGCTGACCGGCGGAATCCACTCCCTGGAGCCGGCAGAGGTCAGCGCCTGGCTGGATCAGGTCCAGGTGGGCAACGCCTACGTCAACCGGGGGATCACCGGGGCCATCGTCCAGCGGCAGTCCTTCGGCGGCTGGAAGCAGTCCTCCGTGGGGCTGGGCTCCAAGGCCGGCGGCCCCAACTACGTCATGCTCTTCGGGCGCTGGGAAGATGACACTGTGGGCGCCGATGCTGCTGTTGCAGGCGCAGCCGGGGTCACGCTCGAGGAGACCGTGGGCCGGCTCATGGACTCGGCAGTCAGCTCCGGAATCGTCTCCGGGGCGGACCGAGCCTGGCTGGCCGCCGCCGCTGCCGATGATCAGCGCTGGTGGGAGGCCGAGTTCGGTCGTCCCACCGACCGCACCGGGCTCAGCAGCGAGGCCAACATCTTCCGCTACCTCGGCGAGGACGTGCTGATGCGCGTCGGGGTCGACGCCACCGCGGTTCAGGTGCTGCGTGCGCTGATAGCCGCCCAGCGAGCCGGGGCCGATGTGCGCATCTCCGCCTATCCCAAGCTCCCGAGCGCGACCGCCAAGGCGCTCCAGCTGGGCCGCAAGATGCTGAAGCTGACCGCGGTCCAGGAGACCACAAGCCAGTTCGCCTCGGCGCTGGCCGGCGGCAGACACGATCGAGGCGTCGGAGTCCGGGTGCGCATGCTCGGCACCGTGGATGCCGAGCTGCGGACTCGGCTGGCGGAGCGCCCCGAGGTGGCGCTGCTCGCCGATGAGATCACCGCCTCGGGTCGCGTGGAGCTGCGCTACTGGCTCAAGGAGCAGGCGGTCTCCATGACGCTGCACCGCTTCGGCAACCCTGCCCGGGACTTCCACCGGCTGGCCCAGGAGCTCAAGGCGGACTGA